In the genome of Microcoleus vaginatus PCC 9802, the window AAGCAACTCAGTCCATCACTGACACCCATCCCCGCCGTACTGCATACAGTAGCCTGCTGACAATTTTTCGCTCCTCTGAACTTTTTAAACTGTGAGAATTAATTGCGTATTGAATTTGCTGGAACACAGTCTGATCGATCTTACCGGATTTCCAAATGTTCAAGTAAAGTTCGGAAATTTTATATTCAGGAATATAAGCTTTGGTTGTCATCTGCAGTCAACTCGATGTATATTTCTTATTGTCCGGCAATTTTAGATAACTTTATGTGATGTCGATCGGCTATAGACTGTGATGCGATCGCAGGCTGGAGTTAATGCGCCTCTCCTAACAATGGTAATTTGATCGAAAAAGCGATAGGGCGATCTTCATAAATTTTGCTGACGGCTGTGACAATCATCATAGTTGCGCCTAAATTATAGGATGTCACATACCATTCTCCCGTTGCGCTCGCCCCCTCCCAACTTGCAGCAAGGAAGGAAGTTTTAGCGCGGGTCGCGCAAATTTCTTGCCAAAGAAACTCGCGTCGTGTACAATATAGAGTCTGGTATCCTCACTTACCCATAATTATTTTCATTCATCCCGTCCCCCCAGAGGGGAAGGGACTTTCAGTGCGGATACAGCCAAATCACTATATTCAGCAAAAAGCTAGAAATGCCGTAACTCATGCCCACTATTCAGCAACTCATCCGTTCAGCACGGGAACAAACGCAGAAAAAAACCAAATCGCCAGCTCTCAAGAGTTGCCCCCAGCGCCGCGGAGTTTGCACCAGAGTGTACACGACCACCCCGAAAAAACCCAACTCGGCGCTGCGGAAGGTGGCTCGGGTACGGCTGACCTCTGGTTTTGAAGTCACCGCCTACATCCCAGGGATCGGTCACAACTTGCAAGAACACTCTGTAGTAATGATCCGGGGCGGTCGGGTAAAAGATTTGCCCGGAGTTAGATACCACATCATTCGGGGTACATTAGACACCGCTGGGGTGAAAGACCGCAAGCAGGGTCGTTCCAAATACGGGGCCAAGCGTCCTAAAGAGAAAAAATAACACGGAACTCGCCGGATCATCGGGGTTGGGAAGCAAAAATAAATCCGATCGCGCCGATCAATTGCACGCTCGATCGTCATAGATCGAGATCTGATCCCAAAACCCCAAACTCAATCATTCAAAATCAAAAATCCCAAATAGAACTATGTCTCGCCGCACAGTTATTCAAAAACGTCCAGTTCCACCTGATCCAACCTACAACAGCCGGTTGGTAAGCATGATGGTGAGACGGATCATGCAGCACGGCAAAAAATCCGTTGCCTCCAGCATCGTCTACGACGCCCTCAAAACCATCCAAGAACGCACAGGGGCTGAACCGTTAGACTTGTTTGAAAAAGCAGTCAAAAACGCTACACCCCTGGTAGAAGTCAAAGCCCGCCGGGTAGGTGGCGCCACCTACCAAGTACCGATGGAAGTGCGTTCCGATCGCGGTACCACCCTCGCCCTTCGCTGGCTGATCAGATTTGCCCGCGCCCGCACCGGCCGTTCGATGGCCGCCAAGCTAGCCAACGAACTGATGGATGCAGCTAACGAAACAGGCAGTGCTATTCGCAAGCGCGAAGAAACACACCGCATGGCCGAAGCTAACAAGGCTTTTGCTCACTACCGGTACTAACTGCAAAATCGGGCATGGAGAAGAGCGCGATCGTGCGGTATAAAAGCATCGGGTGAGAAATTGGAAAGTGTAAGTTTTGAGTGTTGAGATTGCTTCTCTGGGCGCAATTGCGATTCATGAAGCAAACTCAAGACTCCCAAAATCAAAATTCACGCACTCAAAATTCACGCACTCTCGGAATCCTCCATGTCGCATCCTTAATATTTTTGTAAACAAATTTTGCAAAAAATATTAAAATGTAACAATAAGCTCCCGAGACTTTGGTAAGTCGCTGGGGAGTGCAAAATAGGGTTACTGTGTAGTATAATAGTATTATAACAGCAACACAAGATTAAGGAGGTAGCTGTGGCACGTACCGTCCCGCTAGAAAAAACTCGCAACATCGGCATCGCAGCCCACATAGACGCGGGCAAAACAACAACAACTGAAAGAATTCTGTTCTATTCAGGCATGGTTCACAAAATGGGTGAAGTGCACGAGGGAACAGCAGTCACTGACTGGATGGAGCAAGAGCGGGAGCGGGGAATTACGATTACTGCCGCTGCTATCACCACCAGTTGGAAAGATTACAAAATCAACATCATCGACACTCCCGGACACGTAGACTTCACGATCGAAGTCGAACGCTCGATGCGAGTGCTCGACGGAGTGATCGCAGTGTTCTGCTCGGTAGGGGGAGTGCAGCCGCAATCCGAAACAGTTTGGCGACAGGCCGACCGGTACAAAGTACCGAGGATCGTGTTCGTCAACAAAATGGATCGGATGGGCGCAAACTTCTACAAAGTCTACGGCCAAATTCGCGATCGGATGAGAGCGAACGCCGTACCCATCCAAATCCCGATCGGCAGTGAAGAAAACTTCCGGGGAATTGTAGACTTAGTGCAAATGAAAGCCTATATCTACAACAACGACACGGGAACCGACATCGAGGAAGTAGAAATCCCCGATGAAGTAAAGGATCTAGCCGTAGAATACCGCACCAAGCTGATAGAGTCGGTAGCAGAAACCAACGACGCCCTCACGGAGAAATACCTCGAAGGCGAAGAGTTAACGGAAGACGAAATCCGCTTGGCACTGCGTCACGGCACTGTCGAAGGTACGATCGTCCCCATGTTGTGCGGTTCGGCATTCAAAAACAAAGGCGTTCAGTTGTTGTTGGATGCAGTTATCGACTACCTGCCGTCGCCATTGGAAGTTCCCCCAATTCAAGGACTCCTGCCCAACGGCGACACCGCAGAACGATTTGCAGACGACGGCGCGCCCCTGTCAGCCCTGGCATTTAAAATCATGGCTGACCCCTACGGCCGGCTGACCTTTGTTCGCGTCTACTCCGGTATCCTCAAAAAAGGCACCTACGTCCTCAACTCCACCAAGGACAAAAAAGAGCGGGTTTCTCGCTTAATTGTCCTCAAAGCCGACGATCGGATAGAAGTTGAGGAACTGCGGGCCGGAGACTTGGGAGCAGCCTTGGGTTTGAAAGACACCTTCACCGGCGACACCCTCTGCGAAGAAGGAGCGCCCGTGATTCTGGAATCTCTGTTTATTCCAGAGCCAGTCATCTCGGTGGCTGTCGAACCCAAAACCAAACAAGACATGGAGAAGCTTTCCAAAGCCCTCCAGTCGCTCTCGGAAGAAGACCCCACCTTCCGAGTCAACGTTGACCCAGAAACCAACCAGACAGTCATCGCCGGCATGGGCGAACTGCACCTGGAAATCCTGGTAGACAGGATGCTGCGGGAATTCAAAGTAGAAGCCAACGTGGGTCAGCCGCAAGTAGCCTACCGCGAAACCATTCGCAAAGCCGTCCGCGCCGAAGGTAAATTTATCCGCCAAAGCGGCGGTAAAGGTCAGTACGGTCACGTCGTGATCGAACTAGAACCTACCGAAGTCGGAAGTGGCTTTGAATTTGTCTCCAAAATTGTCGGCGGCACTGTACCGAAAGAGTACATCGGCCCGGCAGAACAAGGGATGAAAGAAGCCTGCGAATCGGGTATTGTAGCAGGATATCCCGTGATCGACCTCAAAGCTACTATGGTAGACGGGTCTTTCCACGACGTAGACTCTTCGGAAATGGCATTTAAGATCGCCGGCTCAATGGCGATCAAAGAAGCCGTGATGAAGGCGTCGCCAGTGCTGCTAGAGCCTATGATGAAAGTAGAGGTTGAAGTTCCCGAAGATTACATCGGGAACGTCATCGGAGACCTCAACTCGCGTCGGGGTCAGATCGAAGGCCAAGAGACGGATCAGGGAATTGCCAAAGTTTCTGTAAAAGTTCCACTAGCAGAAATGTTTGGCTACGCCACTGACATCCGCTCGAAAACCCAAGGTCGGGGCATCTTCACAATGGAATTCAGCCATTACGAAGAAGTGCCGCGAAATGTGGCTGAAGCCATCATCGCTAAGAACAAAGGTAACTAACGATTTTGAATTTTAGATTTTGGATTTTGGATGAAATCCAAAGTCTAAAATCTAAAATGTTAAAATCTAAAATCGCTAAAAGAAACAAGGAACAAATCGAGAATGGCACGCGCAAAATTTGAACGGAATAAACCCCACGTAAACATCGGCACGATCGGTCACGTTGACCACGGCAAAACAACTTTGACCGCCGCGATTACGATGACTCTCTCTGCACTAGGTCAAGCAAAGGCTAAGAACTACGCCGACATCGACGCCGCGCCAGAAGAAAAAGCACGGGGTATTACGATTAATACTGCTCACGTCGAATACGAAACCACAGGTCGGCACTATGCCCACGTAGATTGCCCCGGACACGCTGACTATGTGAAAAACATGATCACCGGTGCAGCTCAAATGGACGGCGGCATCTTAGTGGTATCAGCAGCAGACGGCCCCATGCCTCAAACTCGCGAACACATCCTGCTGGCAAAGCAAGTTGGCGTTCCCAGCTTGGTTGTGTTCTTGAACAAAGAAGACATGGTGGATGATGCTGAACTGTTGGAATTGGTAGAACTGGAAGTTCGCGAACTTTTGAGCTCTTACGATTTTCCGGGCGATGACATCCCCATCGTCACAGGTTCGGGATTGAAAGCTCTCGAAGCGATGCTTGCTAATCCCAAGACTGTAAAGGGCGAAAATGAGTGGGTTGACAAAATTTACAAGCTGATGGAAGAAGTAGATGCTTACATCCCCACCCCAGAGCGCGAAGTTGACAAGCCTTTCTTGATGGCAGTTGAAGACGTATTCTCGATTACTGGTCGGGGTACTGTCGCCACAGGCCGGATTGAGCGCGGAACCATCAAAGTCGGCGAAACAGTCGAATTGGTGGGTCTTAAGGACACTCGCAGCACTACGGTGACTGGTGTGGAAATGTTCACCAAGTCTCTGGAGGAAGGTTTGGCCGGCGATAACGTGGGCCTACTGCTGCGGGGGATTTTAAAGGCGGATATTGAACGCGGAATGGTGATTGCTAAGCCGAAAAGCATCCTGCCTCACACTCAGTTTGAATCTGAAGTGTACATCCTCAAGAAGGAAGAAGGCGGCCGGCACACGCCCTTTTTCTCTGGATATCGCCCTCAATTCTACGTCCGTACCACTGACGTGACCGGCACGATCGCACAGTTCACCGCTGATGACGGTAGTGAAGCAGAAATGGTGATGCCTGGTGACCGGATCAAAATGACTGTTGAGCTGATTCACCCGATCGCGATCGAACAAGGAATGCGCTTCGCTATCCGCGAAGGCGGACGCACCGTCGGCGCCGGCGTTGTTTCCAAAATCCTCAAGTAGGACTCCGATAACAGCTTAAATAGCAGAAAAGCCGCAAAATTTAATTAGGCTTTTCTGCTATTTAGTGATTAGTTATTACTCAGAAGTCTGCTGTTAGCAGTTAGCCCAAAAACAACTGCAAAAAGACAACAGACAACAGACAACAAATAACAAACTGAACCTAGAAAATTCAAGAAACAAAAATGGCAACAATTCAACAACAAAAAATTCGCATTCGCCTCAAAGCTTTCGATCGCCGAATTCTAGACGCATCCTGCGAAAAAATTGTAGATACAGCAAATCGCACAGCAGCCACAGCGATCGGCCCGATTCCCCTACCGACAAAACGGCGGATTTACTGCTTGCTGCGATCACCCCACGTAGACAAAGATTCTCGCGAACACTTTGAAACCCGCACGCACCGACGGATTATCGACATTCACCAGCCATCGGCCAAAACAATTGACGCTTTGATGAAACTGGATTTGCCAGCCGGCGTAGATATCGAAGTCAAGCTGTAGATTGACTTATCGAAAACTCGGAAAGAAGGAACAAAGATTAAATAAATTGTTCCTTCTTTTTGTAGAAATTTCCCTAGTCATTACTTATTAGGTATTAGTTATTAGTTAATAATCAGCAATAATTTCTGCTCCAACACGAACTTAAATAATTATTCTTAATTAAGGCGCGATCACTACAAAAACGCTCCTTTAGCAGTCGCTATCATCGCCTTCGGGATCACTTAGTTTAGCAAAAAGGTATATTTAACATTTTGACGAAATAACGCCTGTGTCAAGCTGCCAGCACCGGAGATAGCGAGCCGTCGCTCCCGTTGCCACCGAAAAACCCCGCTCGCTCCTGCCCCGGAATTGCCTTTAATCAGTTAAAGTAAGAAAAATAAGCGCAAGTACCGTCACTTTTGAGCGACAATGGCATCCTCTTCCTCTGTAGCAGTTCGCGAACTCCCCTTATTTCCGTTGCCGGAAGTGGTTCTATTTCCAGGTAGGCCACTCCCACTGCAAATCTTCGAGTTTCGCTATCGAATCATGATGAATACGATTCTGGAGGGCGATCGGCGTTTCGGTGTACTCATGTGGGACCCCAACCAAAACAAAGTCTCTGCCGTTGGCTGTTGCGCCGAAGTGATTCACTGCCAACGCCTGCCCGACGATCGCATGAAAATTATGACTCTCGGGCAGCAGCGGTTCCGAGTGCTCGACGCCGTTCGGGAAAAACCGTATTTAGTCGGTCTAGTAGAATGGATTGAAGACGAACCGCCCCAAAAAGACCTCAGACCTTTGGGAAAAGATGTCGAACAACTGCTGAGAGATGTAGTTCGCCTCTCCAGTAAATTGATGGATCAGCCGATCGACCTGCCGGAAGACATTCCTAGTTTGCCCACCGAATTGTCCTACTGGGTAGCCAGCTACCTTTACGGTGCAGCGACAGAACAGCAAACTCTTTTAGAATTGCAAGATACTGCTGCGAGATTGGAACGCGAAACCGAAATTTTGACTTCTACTCGCAATCACTTGGCAGCGAGGACTGTACTTAAAGATACCCTCAAGTAGCCAATTTGCCTAGGAAAAAGCACGATCGGTTTGACCTGCTTTGAAGAAAGAATTACACACAAATCATACCATTTTCGATTTTCGATTTTCGATAGGGAATGAGTTATGAACTAAGAGTTGGGAGATTGCCTACAGTTCCATTCTTTTTTGGACCTGGTATCTGTTTAATTCTTAACTTCAAACAGGTTCGGATAGGTTCCTTATAGCAGTAGCTTGTGTTAGACAATCACGACCAACCGAAACCATACGATGCAGTTAGAGGCGGTCAACTGCCACCTCCTGTGGGCGGTGTAGTGCTCGGCGGATTAGCAGGAGTTAAACATCGGCTGTCTAGTTCTGTCAGCGAACATCGAATCGCCGCCCTGAGAGAGACATTGAATTACGGCGATGCCGGCTTAAAAATAGTCATCAAGATTTGTCAAAGCGAAACAGGGCCAGTGCAGCGGGCGGCCTGCGATTTGCTTCGACAAAGGCTGAATTCGATCGCCCGCGAAAAATTACAGGCCTTTGTAGCTTCAAGTTCAGATTCAGAAGCTAAGGTAGACAGCAGTGAAAAAATATTAAAGCACTCATCCGGTGCAGTCTCAGAAAAAAATTACGATCGGCAAATGTCCGAAGCACAGTTAATATTTGAGACAGTTACGCAGCAGATGCAACCAAATTTGTTGCTCTTAGAAGCACTGGTAGCCTCTGTAGAACGCGAAGAATTTACCAGCGAACTGATGAATCTTTGGGAACTATTAATCTTAGAAATTCAGGAACCTCTCAAAGAACTGCGTCAGGCTGTTGGCACTGCGATTTCCGCCCAACTGCGGATTCAGTGGCTGTACAATCAAGCTGAATCTCAAGCCAACCAGTGGCAGCAACGAGCTTTGCTAGCTCTTCAGACACAGGATGAAAATTCAGTCCGCCTCGCCGTGGTTGGCAAGCAGGTTCAATTCGATCAGGTGGCAGAACTAAAAATTGACTTAGACTACCAAACTGTGCGAGTAGAAAATCTCAACCGCAACTTGCTGGCTTTGGAAAGTAAGATTGCTCAAGCTACTTCCAAGAAAGAGATCCTCAAGATGCAGCTTCATTTTGCTAAGGTACAGCAGCAAATAGACTTCACTTTCAGCCAAGTCAACAGTATATTTTTTAGTCCTTAGTTGTCGGATTCTCTGCTGATATATTGCCTGATGTCAGACTTGTCTGACGCAAAAATGTATTGTCCCACTGAAAATTGTTTCCTCATCTCGCTTAGCTCCTTCGAGATTAGCGCCGCACAAAAATGCCCCGCTCAAATTAGCACCCCTCAAGTCAGCTCCTCTCAAGTCTGCGGCCTCAAGGTTACTTTCACACAAAAAAGCGCCTTTCAAATTGGCTGTTCTCAGACTCGCTCCCCGCAGTTTAGCCTCGCTTAGATTGGCTTTTTCGAGGTTTGTATGGTCCAAGCAAGCATCTATGAGGTTTGCTTCCATTAGGTTGGCGGCGTACAAGGAAGCTCCGCTCAAATTAACACCTATCATTTTGGTGTCGCTCAAGTTGGCGTTTTCCAAGTTTGCTTCAATCAGGTCAGCTCCTGTTAATCTGGCGAAAGTGAGATCTGCTTGGCTCAGGTTAGCCCCATTGAGCTTTGTCATCACCAGGCAAGCATTCTTGAGGTTGGTACCTATTAAGTTTGCCCCCCCCAGGTTGGCCAAAGCAAAATTTATTTCTTTGAGATTCGCGCAGGCTAGATTAATATGAATTAGGAAAGCTTCTCGCAAAGAAGCGTCTTTCAAGTTGGTTTCATGAAAATTTCTTTCTCCGGCTGCGTATCGCTTGAGAAGTTCATCAGCATTCATCTCACCAGCCTCCTAAGCTTTACTTAAAAAGTATACTACATACAAGAAAATTATACTACTGACAGTAGACTATAGCAACCAAATATTTTTAAAGTTTCTGTGTGATTTTTTAATTCTTCGAGTGCCGATCGAACAAATGCTTGGCAGGCGTTAGCTTCAACGTCCATAAAGAAAATATATTCTCCGAGCGATCTTTTAGTAGGTCTAGATTCAATCCGACTTAAATTAATACCGCGACTGGCAAATACTTGCAAAGGTTTTACCAGTGATCCCGGCATATTGGCAGGTACGCTAAAAGCTAGTGAGGTATGGGTGCAATTAGACGGTGAAGCATCGAGGATCAACTTAGAAGCAGATTGTGTAATGGATTTAAGGGATGAGCGCTCCCCTGCTTCTACGTTGGCGATTTCTCCAAAACTCCTGCTGAGTACCCAAAATCGAGTGTAATTATCGGGATAATCATTAATGGGTTGAGCTAACACTGGCAAATGGTAAAGTTCAGCAGCTCTTGGCGAAGATATCGCTGCTACATTTCTATCTTCCAGATATTGCAATGCTTCCGTGGTAGAATTGGCCGGAATTAATTGAGCTGAGGGAATAAACTGCCCCAACCATACCTGACACTGAGCTAGCGCTTGCGGGTGAGAGTAAACTTTTTGAATCTCGTTAAAAT includes:
- a CDS encoding 30S ribosomal protein S12 — protein: MPTIQQLIRSAREQTQKKTKSPALKSCPQRRGVCTRVYTTTPKKPNSALRKVARVRLTSGFEVTAYIPGIGHNLQEHSVVMIRGGRVKDLPGVRYHIIRGTLDTAGVKDRKQGRSKYGAKRPKEKK
- a CDS encoding 30S ribosomal protein S7 — encoded protein: MSRRTVIQKRPVPPDPTYNSRLVSMMVRRIMQHGKKSVASSIVYDALKTIQERTGAEPLDLFEKAVKNATPLVEVKARRVGGATYQVPMEVRSDRGTTLALRWLIRFARARTGRSMAAKLANELMDAANETGSAIRKREETHRMAEANKAFAHYRY
- the fusA gene encoding elongation factor G, translated to MARTVPLEKTRNIGIAAHIDAGKTTTTERILFYSGMVHKMGEVHEGTAVTDWMEQERERGITITAAAITTSWKDYKINIIDTPGHVDFTIEVERSMRVLDGVIAVFCSVGGVQPQSETVWRQADRYKVPRIVFVNKMDRMGANFYKVYGQIRDRMRANAVPIQIPIGSEENFRGIVDLVQMKAYIYNNDTGTDIEEVEIPDEVKDLAVEYRTKLIESVAETNDALTEKYLEGEELTEDEIRLALRHGTVEGTIVPMLCGSAFKNKGVQLLLDAVIDYLPSPLEVPPIQGLLPNGDTAERFADDGAPLSALAFKIMADPYGRLTFVRVYSGILKKGTYVLNSTKDKKERVSRLIVLKADDRIEVEELRAGDLGAALGLKDTFTGDTLCEEGAPVILESLFIPEPVISVAVEPKTKQDMEKLSKALQSLSEEDPTFRVNVDPETNQTVIAGMGELHLEILVDRMLREFKVEANVGQPQVAYRETIRKAVRAEGKFIRQSGGKGQYGHVVIELEPTEVGSGFEFVSKIVGGTVPKEYIGPAEQGMKEACESGIVAGYPVIDLKATMVDGSFHDVDSSEMAFKIAGSMAIKEAVMKASPVLLEPMMKVEVEVPEDYIGNVIGDLNSRRGQIEGQETDQGIAKVSVKVPLAEMFGYATDIRSKTQGRGIFTMEFSHYEEVPRNVAEAIIAKNKGN
- the tuf gene encoding elongation factor Tu: MARAKFERNKPHVNIGTIGHVDHGKTTLTAAITMTLSALGQAKAKNYADIDAAPEEKARGITINTAHVEYETTGRHYAHVDCPGHADYVKNMITGAAQMDGGILVVSAADGPMPQTREHILLAKQVGVPSLVVFLNKEDMVDDAELLELVELEVRELLSSYDFPGDDIPIVTGSGLKALEAMLANPKTVKGENEWVDKIYKLMEEVDAYIPTPEREVDKPFLMAVEDVFSITGRGTVATGRIERGTIKVGETVELVGLKDTRSTTVTGVEMFTKSLEEGLAGDNVGLLLRGILKADIERGMVIAKPKSILPHTQFESEVYILKKEEGGRHTPFFSGYRPQFYVRTTDVTGTIAQFTADDGSEAEMVMPGDRIKMTVELIHPIAIEQGMRFAIREGGRTVGAGVVSKILK
- a CDS encoding 30S ribosomal protein S10, which gives rise to MATIQQQKIRIRLKAFDRRILDASCEKIVDTANRTAATAIGPIPLPTKRRIYCLLRSPHVDKDSREHFETRTHRRIIDIHQPSAKTIDALMKLDLPAGVDIEVKL
- a CDS encoding ATP-dependent protease, producing MASSSSVAVRELPLFPLPEVVLFPGRPLPLQIFEFRYRIMMNTILEGDRRFGVLMWDPNQNKVSAVGCCAEVIHCQRLPDDRMKIMTLGQQRFRVLDAVREKPYLVGLVEWIEDEPPQKDLRPLGKDVEQLLRDVVRLSSKLMDQPIDLPEDIPSLPTELSYWVASYLYGAATEQQTLLELQDTAARLERETEILTSTRNHLAARTVLKDTLK
- a CDS encoding PspA/IM30 family protein, producing MLDNHDQPKPYDAVRGGQLPPPVGGVVLGGLAGVKHRLSSSVSEHRIAALRETLNYGDAGLKIVIKICQSETGPVQRAACDLLRQRLNSIAREKLQAFVASSSDSEAKVDSSEKILKHSSGAVSEKNYDRQMSEAQLIFETVTQQMQPNLLLLEALVASVEREEFTSELMNLWELLILEIQEPLKELRQAVGTAISAQLRIQWLYNQAESQANQWQQRALLALQTQDENSVRLAVVGKQVQFDQVAELKIDLDYQTVRVENLNRNLLALESKIAQATSKKEILKMQLHFAKVQQQIDFTFSQVNSIFFSP
- a CDS encoding pentapeptide repeat-containing protein; this encodes MNADELLKRYAAGERNFHETNLKDASLREAFLIHINLACANLKEINFALANLGGANLIGTNLKNACLVMTKLNGANLSQADLTFARLTGADLIEANLENANLSDTKMIGVNLSGASLYAANLMEANLIDACLDHTNLEKANLSEAKLRGASLRTANLKGAFLCESNLEAADLRGADLRGANLSGAFLCGANLEGAKRDEETIFSGTIHFCVRQV
- a CDS encoding prephenate dehydratase gives rise to the protein MKISIAHLGPVGTNAETAALAYVNWLSLETNLECTLCPYSTISQALEASAVGQVDYSVVPVENSIEGSVTVTLDTLWRLDQLRIQHALVLPISHALVSNAKNFNEIQKVYSHPQALAQCQVWLGQFIPSAQLIPANSTTEALQYLEDRNVAAISSPRAAELYHLPVLAQPINDYPDNYTRFWVLSRSFGEIANVEAGERSSLKSITQSASKLILDASPSNCTHTSLAFSVPANMPGSLVKPLQVFASRGINLSRIESRPTKRSLGEYIFFMDVEANACQAFVRSALEELKNHTETLKIFGCYSLLSVV